A window of Holophagales bacterium contains these coding sequences:
- the waaF gene encoding lipopolysaccharide heptosyltransferase II: MRILLRATNWVGDVVISLPALRALRAHHPGDRIWVLARPWVAALYRLLPEVDEVLVEEPKGRHAGAAGRAALAAELRGKGFDRAILLPRSFATAWTAYRAGIPERWGYRGELRSPFLTHPVPFSSPPGEHELFRHLRLVAATGAPVPEVPDATWPVSEDLRRIARAKLKEAGVPAAPFAAAHVASFAHQAKRWPGERFASLFSRLAAERSLPIVLLGSASEAPMNARVAALASGARVFDLAGKTSLPEVLGIVALAELFVGNDSGLAHLANAAGTPTTVVFGPTDPDATRPWDGPRPDGRPVRLDVVRERVLCAPCRFTRCPLDHACMTGIPVENVLC; the protein is encoded by the coding sequence GTGAGGATCCTCCTGCGCGCCACGAACTGGGTCGGCGACGTCGTGATCTCGCTCCCCGCGCTGCGCGCCCTCAGGGCCCATCACCCCGGCGACCGGATCTGGGTTCTCGCGCGGCCGTGGGTCGCCGCCCTCTACCGGCTTCTCCCCGAGGTCGACGAGGTCCTCGTGGAGGAACCGAAAGGCCGCCACGCCGGCGCCGCCGGCCGCGCCGCCCTCGCCGCCGAGCTGCGCGGGAAGGGATTCGACCGCGCGATCCTCCTGCCCCGCAGCTTCGCGACCGCGTGGACGGCGTACCGGGCCGGCATCCCGGAACGGTGGGGGTACCGGGGAGAGCTACGCTCTCCCTTCCTCACGCACCCCGTCCCGTTCTCGAGCCCTCCGGGAGAGCACGAGCTCTTCCGGCACCTGCGCCTCGTCGCCGCGACGGGCGCTCCGGTGCCCGAGGTTCCCGACGCCACCTGGCCCGTCTCCGAGGACCTCCGGCGCATCGCCCGCGCGAAGCTGAAGGAGGCAGGCGTCCCGGCCGCCCCCTTCGCCGCCGCCCACGTCGCCTCCTTCGCCCACCAGGCCAAGCGCTGGCCCGGGGAGCGGTTCGCCTCGCTCTTCTCCCGTCTCGCGGCGGAGCGAAGCCTGCCCATCGTCCTTCTCGGCAGCGCCAGCGAGGCGCCGATGAATGCCCGCGTCGCCGCGCTCGCGTCCGGCGCGCGCGTCTTCGACCTCGCCGGGAAGACGTCCCTGCCCGAAGTGCTCGGCATCGTCGCCCTTGCCGAGCTCTTCGTCGGGAACGACTCGGGACTGGCGCACCTGGCCAACGCCGCCGGCACGCCGACGACCGTCGTCTTCGGTCCCACGGACCCCGACGCGACGCGGCCCTGGGACGGCCCCCGCCCCGACGGCCGCCCCGTGCGCCTCGACGTCGTCCGGGAGCGCGTTCTCTGCGCCCCCTGCCGCTTCACCCGCTGCCCGCTCGACCACGCCTGCATGACCGGCATCCCCGTCGAGAACGTCCTCTGCTGA
- a CDS encoding PKD domain-containing protein: protein MDQGFVYFRAAGTEDFYYVLMKPRAQDDFMGELPRPMPGIRGIDYFVQALDRQSLPKKTPEYAPPVTDRGVCRDERTVTAVVTVTAPREGLTVGLTRSGQNPVPAGFNRDDIAKVILVTGTVVTLASALSSGTGAAAGAAVAGSTGLSTGAIIGIGAAVAAGGVAVAAANSSNEDPNGVPTIGSASITPLYGSAPLQVTGTATASDPDGDPLTYSWNFGAGTATGATANFTYQSAGTFTVALTVTDNRGGTVTNANVGSVKVDPQGTPQYLTGLASWSGDADLDVRIAGPGGIDVATQPGGRKLPAGCTVGNRTESVIYEGNRLPPGTYTLFVKHAATCTGSPATARFTYTAQATSGSKCAGLLDVAPGAEIQACTFTFP, encoded by the coding sequence ATGGACCAGGGCTTCGTCTACTTCCGGGCGGCCGGCACGGAGGACTTCTACTACGTCCTGATGAAGCCGAGGGCCCAGGACGATTTCATGGGCGAGCTGCCGCGCCCGATGCCCGGCATTCGCGGAATCGACTACTTCGTCCAGGCCCTCGACCGCCAGAGTCTGCCCAAGAAGACTCCGGAGTACGCCCCTCCCGTCACGGACCGTGGCGTCTGCCGCGACGAGCGGACCGTGACCGCCGTCGTCACCGTGACCGCCCCGCGGGAAGGACTGACCGTCGGGCTGACGCGGTCGGGGCAGAACCCTGTCCCGGCCGGATTCAACAGGGACGACATCGCGAAGGTCATTCTCGTGACGGGAACCGTCGTGACGCTCGCGAGCGCGCTGTCTTCCGGGACCGGCGCCGCGGCGGGCGCGGCCGTGGCAGGCTCGACCGGGCTCTCGACGGGCGCGATCATCGGTATCGGGGCAGCCGTCGCGGCGGGGGGAGTCGCGGTGGCCGCGGCGAACAGCAGCAACGAGGATCCCAATGGCGTGCCGACGATCGGCTCGGCCAGTATCACGCCTCTCTACGGCTCCGCCCCGCTCCAGGTGACGGGGACCGCGACGGCCTCGGACCCCGACGGCGACCCGCTCACCTATTCGTGGAACTTCGGCGCCGGCACGGCGACGGGAGCGACGGCGAACTTCACCTATCAGTCTGCCGGCACCTTCACCGTCGCCCTGACGGTCACCGACAACCGGGGAGGGACGGTGACGAACGCGAACGTGGGGAGCGTCAAGGTCGACCCGCAGGGGACCCCGCAGTACCTGACCGGCCTCGCGAGCTGGTCGGGGGACGCGGACCTCGACGTGCGGATCGCGGGCCCCGGAGGGATCGACGTCGCGACGCAGCCGGGCGGGCGGAAGCTCCCCGCGGGCTGCACCGTCGGGAACCGGACGGAGAGCGTCATCTACGAGGGCAACCGCCTTCCGCCCGGCACCTACACGCTCTTCGTGAAGCACGCGGCGACCTGCACCGGGAGCCCCGCCACGGCCCGCTTCACCTACACGGCGCAGGCCACCTCGGGCAGCAAGTGCGCCGGCCTCCTCGACGTCGCCCCGGGAGCCGAGATCCAGGCCTGTACCTTTACCTTCCCGTAG
- a CDS encoding DUF971 domain-containing protein: MVPPPAQILVIGDELALSWKDGSESYLKLRDVRRLCPCAGCAGERDLFGRLAKPPQKPYTPASFEVAATTPVGGYAVQIYWKDGHSDGLYPWAKLREWAEDPPDLPPLEVKTLLPTL, from the coding sequence ATGGTTCCGCCTCCCGCGCAGATCCTCGTCATCGGCGACGAGCTCGCCCTCTCCTGGAAGGACGGTTCCGAGAGCTACCTGAAGCTCCGGGACGTTCGACGCCTCTGTCCCTGCGCCGGCTGCGCGGGCGAGCGCGACCTCTTCGGCCGCCTCGCGAAGCCTCCGCAGAAGCCCTATACCCCCGCCTCGTTCGAGGTGGCCGCGACGACGCCGGTCGGCGGCTACGCGGTCCAGATCTACTGGAAGGACGGCCACAGCGACGGCCTCTATCCCTGGGCGAAGCTCAGGGAGTGGGCGGAAGACCCGCCCGACCTGCCGCCTCTCGAGGTCAAGACCCTCCTCCCGACTCTCTGA
- a CDS encoding YjbQ family protein, with translation MQRQERLEVRMPGRGLHEVTASVSAVVERSGVTTGLCVVFCPHTSASLLLQENADPSARADLLAFLARLAPDGDPRYSHDAEGDDDMAAHLRGAVTRSSETIPVAGGRLALGTWQGIYLAEHRTAPHRRSLVVHVFGE, from the coding sequence ATGCAGCGGCAGGAGCGGCTCGAGGTGAGGATGCCGGGGCGCGGCCTTCACGAGGTGACCGCCTCCGTCTCGGCGGTCGTCGAGCGGAGCGGCGTGACGACCGGCCTGTGCGTCGTCTTCTGCCCCCACACCTCGGCGAGCCTTCTCCTCCAGGAGAACGCCGACCCTTCGGCGCGCGCCGACCTCCTCGCCTTCCTCGCCCGGCTCGCCCCCGACGGCGACCCGCGCTACTCGCACGACGCCGAGGGCGACGACGACATGGCGGCCCACCTGCGGGGCGCCGTCACCCGCTCGAGCGAGACGATTCCCGTCGCCGGCGGCCGGCTCGCCCTCGGAACGTGGCAGGGGATCTACCTCGCCGAGCACAGGACCGCGCCGCACAGGCGCTCGCTCGTCGTTCACGTCTTCGGAGAGTGA
- a CDS encoding glycosyltransferase family 2 protein, with protein MRPAVSVVFMVKDEVDRLGPSLASVGWADEVLVADTGSTDGTQDLARAAGARVESIPWEGYVASRNRALALATHDWVLVLDADERVSPALAEDVRRLVETPGDAAGFRMPRLSHVGGQPIRHGVWSPDRKLRLGLRSRGLRAAGGRVHEWIEVDGAVRDLAGPILHFPYRDVADAVRKNTLYARLSALDRFDRGARGHVLPVFFRPPLEFLRSWILKRGFLDGRAGVGVALLHAWYYLLRAAFLMEESERERERREG; from the coding sequence ATGCGCCCTGCCGTCTCCGTCGTCTTCATGGTGAAGGACGAGGTCGACCGGCTCGGGCCCTCCCTCGCCTCGGTCGGCTGGGCCGACGAGGTCCTCGTGGCCGATACGGGCTCGACCGACGGCACGCAGGACCTCGCAAGGGCGGCAGGGGCCCGCGTCGAGTCGATCCCGTGGGAGGGATACGTCGCCTCGCGCAACCGGGCCCTCGCGCTCGCGACGCACGACTGGGTCCTGGTCCTCGACGCCGACGAGCGGGTGTCGCCCGCCCTGGCCGAAGACGTTCGGCGGTTGGTCGAGACGCCGGGTGACGCCGCGGGTTTCCGGATGCCGCGCCTCTCGCACGTCGGAGGGCAGCCGATCCGCCACGGGGTCTGGTCTCCCGACCGCAAGCTCCGCCTCGGCCTTCGCTCCAGGGGCCTGAGGGCCGCGGGGGGGCGCGTCCACGAGTGGATCGAGGTCGACGGCGCGGTACGTGACCTCGCCGGCCCGATCCTCCATTTCCCATACCGCGACGTCGCCGACGCCGTCCGAAAGAACACGCTCTACGCGCGACTCTCGGCCCTCGATCGCTTCGACCGCGGCGCCCGGGGCCACGTCCTGCCCGTCTTCTTCCGCCCGCCGCTGGAGTTCCTCAGGAGCTGGATCCTGAAGCGGGGCTTCCTCGACGGGCGCGCCGGTGTCGGCGTCGCGCTCCTCCACGCCTGGTATTACCTCCTCAGGGCCGCGTTCCTGATGGAGGAATCGGAGCGGGAGAGGGAGAGGCGCGAGGGCTGA
- a CDS encoding GNAT family N-acetyltransferase, whose translation MSNTPRLEESLALWESAPSPERSVGLLEAAEAALALGAVAPALWHRWLDITRRSEHLLALPGRSARHRWADAAVEAVAVSGYGLAAMLAQRVAAHPGRTLFADGPGADAPRWSYAHVARRADAIAAALLSLEVEPRVAIVSENGFDSACVDLACLLHGLLVSPLSPHLSSGELAAAFDALGVNLAVVSSEESLRRLHEAARHGTRPFRVVLLDEAAELAVEGDVVLGELLAAQAETLVPAALARAPRRALGDTCTVLFTSGSTGGQKGVAFSMANLVTKRFARAAALPFVGEEEVLLCFLPLYHTFGRYLEMLGMLFWGGTYVFAGNPSLDGLAAGLKEVEPTGLISIPIRWAQLESRARAAAGEAPSAEAAQAALRSVVGGRLRWGLSAAGYLAPQVFRFFQAHGVELCSGFGMTEATGGITMTPPGEYEEGSVGLPLPGIRVRLGEGDELEIAGPYVARYLDDPEPSGGEERWVKTGDVFRRRDDGHLEIVDRVKDIYKNSRGRTVAPRRVEQQFEGVPGVRRVFLAGDGRDDNVLLVVPDADDPVLGGDPQGEAARDYLRRIVAAANRDLATYERVVDFAVLPRDFSLEAGELTPKGSYRRKAIEKAFSSVLDGLYRSRVVTLAGDGLQVDVPRWLFRDLGLLEGDLVLDGGRLVDRRRGRSATLAARPGGEEIRMGNLAYRCAGKRIDLGLFARQPLLWLGNAELAALLPVKDGWETPLPPSCAEVFLPPREEVPEGDPGARLDPLPTPQLAALHRLSIAALFGRSDEALDAVSRAEALLRQGDRRTAELLRRRLQALARHPDMRVRCEAYRVLLLDDPLVDAGTILPAFLHAGLPFLSEESISAIGRADLGEERLTALRRRLHSYRKAMTGPLPTVTRQTLGDVLELLAGFARHHPEDHAAVRAELASWAIQTNDPDLARRADALFDGLGIWHEETAAASALLPPVSEGRRKLCFRDGLPEDEIRALEGLLLGTSFLRESIELAFETDPPDLADIPDEGIWVTPVLALHRHRLYRISVRTAAGAHHDLLLTVRSDLDSEAVRSTTLRMIALAGHPWGPPVVPRVGSWRPDLGALSLAWVDELTLAERLRDAAVPGRARPGEGHSVKSLVVRALAAFFTAWDRSGRALVPGAVAPSNVAVPAEDYREGTCLLSISGSRPYTGPFDLVAPMLRNVFFETAALAPRLASVLEPAWIVDAAFEALGETGARGFLRDLREAAPVPATGILPSLLGAVDAALATSPGERVPLALETAIARFEAWEVERPGAPVSEREKTAEALLRIYRVDTLGEESRYRLFRRTVFSRSSPEVLQAFDVLLVALRARSGARPSHLVELEGLHSALKSDEERHAFTRLVFPAARTSRPVEVTVVGDAVKHVILATELVDRMDAAWTVRDPVDAAEVGRLYRLFVRSGLPRAFSPDRRYLVILDSGERIAGGVSYSLLGGDTAQLDGLVVAPSLRGRGLSAALLDDLCARLSALGVKALLAHFAFRNLPLPGFRLDRRLGGLVRDLTADTERTAELA comes from the coding sequence ATGAGCAACACGCCTCGCCTCGAAGAATCGCTCGCCCTCTGGGAATCAGCCCCTTCGCCGGAGAGGTCCGTCGGGCTCCTCGAGGCCGCGGAGGCGGCCCTCGCCCTCGGCGCCGTCGCGCCGGCGCTCTGGCACCGCTGGCTCGACATCACGCGCCGGAGCGAACATCTCCTCGCCCTTCCCGGCCGGTCGGCGCGGCACAGGTGGGCCGACGCCGCGGTCGAGGCGGTCGCCGTCTCCGGCTACGGCCTCGCCGCGATGCTCGCGCAGCGCGTCGCGGCGCACCCCGGCCGGACGCTCTTCGCCGACGGTCCCGGCGCCGACGCGCCGCGCTGGAGCTACGCCCACGTCGCGCGCAGGGCCGACGCGATCGCCGCCGCGCTCCTCTCCCTCGAGGTGGAGCCCCGCGTCGCCATCGTCTCGGAGAACGGGTTCGACTCCGCCTGCGTCGACCTCGCGTGCCTCCTCCACGGCCTCCTCGTCTCGCCCCTCTCGCCTCACCTCTCGTCCGGCGAGCTGGCGGCGGCGTTCGACGCCCTCGGCGTGAACCTGGCCGTCGTGTCGTCGGAGGAGAGCCTCCGTCGCCTGCACGAGGCTGCCCGCCACGGCACGCGCCCGTTCCGCGTCGTCCTTCTCGACGAGGCGGCCGAGCTGGCGGTCGAAGGAGACGTCGTCCTCGGCGAGCTGCTCGCCGCACAGGCCGAGACCCTCGTCCCCGCCGCGCTCGCGCGCGCCCCGCGCCGGGCCCTGGGCGACACGTGCACCGTTCTCTTCACGTCGGGGTCGACCGGCGGCCAGAAGGGGGTCGCCTTCTCGATGGCGAACCTCGTGACGAAGCGGTTCGCGAGGGCGGCCGCGCTCCCCTTCGTCGGCGAGGAGGAGGTCCTCCTCTGCTTCCTCCCGCTCTACCACACGTTCGGGCGCTACCTCGAGATGCTCGGGATGCTCTTCTGGGGCGGGACGTACGTCTTCGCCGGGAACCCGTCGCTCGACGGGCTCGCGGCGGGACTGAAGGAGGTCGAGCCGACCGGTCTCATCTCCATCCCGATCCGCTGGGCGCAGCTGGAGTCCCGCGCGCGGGCGGCGGCGGGCGAGGCCCCTTCGGCCGAGGCCGCGCAGGCGGCGCTCCGGAGCGTCGTCGGCGGGCGGCTTCGCTGGGGGCTCTCCGCCGCCGGCTACCTCGCGCCCCAGGTCTTCCGTTTCTTCCAGGCGCACGGCGTCGAGCTCTGCTCGGGCTTCGGGATGACCGAGGCGACGGGCGGCATCACGATGACGCCCCCTGGCGAGTACGAGGAAGGCTCCGTCGGACTCCCGCTGCCCGGCATCCGCGTCCGGCTCGGCGAGGGCGACGAGCTGGAGATCGCAGGGCCCTACGTCGCGCGCTACCTCGACGACCCGGAACCGTCCGGGGGCGAGGAACGCTGGGTGAAGACGGGGGATGTCTTCCGCCGGCGGGACGACGGGCACCTCGAGATCGTCGACCGCGTGAAGGACATCTACAAGAACAGCCGCGGGCGGACGGTCGCGCCCCGGCGCGTGGAGCAGCAGTTCGAAGGGGTGCCGGGAGTCCGCAGGGTCTTTCTCGCGGGGGACGGAAGGGACGACAACGTCCTCCTCGTCGTCCCCGATGCCGACGACCCCGTCCTCGGGGGCGACCCCCAGGGAGAGGCGGCACGCGACTACCTCCGCCGCATCGTCGCCGCCGCGAACCGGGACCTCGCGACGTACGAGCGCGTCGTCGACTTCGCCGTCCTCCCGCGCGACTTCTCGCTCGAGGCGGGAGAGCTGACGCCGAAGGGCTCGTACCGGCGCAAGGCGATCGAGAAGGCGTTCTCGTCCGTCCTCGACGGCCTCTACCGCAGCCGCGTCGTGACCCTCGCGGGCGACGGGCTCCAGGTGGACGTCCCGCGCTGGCTCTTCCGCGACCTCGGCCTCCTCGAGGGGGACCTCGTTCTCGATGGCGGTCGGCTCGTCGACCGGCGCCGCGGCCGCTCGGCCACTCTCGCCGCGCGCCCCGGCGGCGAGGAGATCCGCATGGGGAACCTCGCGTACCGCTGCGCGGGGAAGAGGATCGACCTCGGGCTTTTCGCCCGGCAACCGCTCCTCTGGCTCGGAAACGCCGAGCTCGCCGCCCTCCTCCCCGTGAAGGACGGCTGGGAGACGCCCCTCCCACCCTCCTGCGCAGAGGTCTTCCTGCCGCCGCGAGAGGAGGTCCCCGAAGGAGACCCCGGCGCGCGCCTGGACCCGCTTCCGACCCCACAGCTCGCCGCCCTGCACCGCCTCTCGATCGCGGCGCTCTTCGGGCGGTCCGACGAGGCACTGGATGCGGTCTCGCGCGCCGAGGCGCTCCTGCGCCAGGGAGACCGGCGGACGGCCGAGCTCCTGAGGCGGCGGCTTCAGGCCCTTGCGCGCCACCCCGACATGCGGGTCCGCTGCGAGGCCTATCGCGTCCTCCTTCTCGACGACCCGCTCGTCGACGCCGGGACGATCCTCCCCGCCTTTCTCCACGCGGGTCTCCCGTTCCTCTCGGAAGAGAGCATCTCCGCGATCGGGCGCGCCGACCTCGGCGAGGAGCGGCTCACCGCCCTCCGCCGTCGTCTCCACTCCTACCGCAAGGCGATGACGGGGCCGCTGCCCACCGTGACGCGGCAGACACTCGGCGACGTCCTCGAGCTCCTCGCGGGGTTCGCCCGGCACCACCCGGAAGACCACGCCGCCGTCCGCGCCGAGCTGGCTTCGTGGGCGATCCAGACGAACGACCCGGACCTCGCCCGTCGGGCCGACGCGCTCTTCGACGGTCTCGGCATCTGGCACGAGGAGACCGCCGCGGCCTCGGCGCTGCTCCCGCCCGTTTCCGAGGGCCGGCGCAAGCTCTGCTTCCGCGACGGTCTTCCGGAAGACGAGATCCGCGCGCTGGAGGGGCTTCTCCTCGGCACCTCTTTCCTGCGCGAGTCGATCGAGCTCGCGTTCGAGACCGATCCGCCCGACCTCGCCGACATCCCCGACGAGGGCATCTGGGTGACGCCCGTCCTCGCTCTCCACCGGCACCGCCTCTACCGCATCTCGGTGAGAACGGCGGCGGGAGCGCACCACGACCTCCTCCTGACGGTGCGCAGCGACCTCGACTCGGAGGCGGTCCGATCGACGACCCTCCGGATGATCGCGCTCGCCGGCCACCCCTGGGGGCCCCCCGTCGTCCCGCGCGTCGGCTCCTGGCGCCCCGATCTCGGCGCGCTCTCGCTCGCGTGGGTCGACGAGCTGACGCTCGCCGAGCGGCTCCGCGACGCCGCCGTCCCCGGTCGCGCCCGGCCCGGCGAGGGGCACTCGGTCAAGAGCCTCGTCGTCCGCGCCCTCGCCGCGTTCTTCACCGCCTGGGACAGGAGCGGTCGCGCTCTCGTACCCGGCGCCGTCGCGCCGTCGAACGTCGCCGTCCCGGCCGAGGACTACCGCGAGGGGACGTGCCTTCTTTCGATCTCCGGCTCGCGGCCGTATACGGGGCCGTTCGATCTCGTCGCACCGATGCTCCGGAACGTTTTCTTCGAGACGGCGGCTCTCGCGCCGCGCCTCGCTTCGGTCCTCGAGCCGGCCTGGATCGTCGATGCCGCCTTCGAAGCCCTCGGCGAGACCGGAGCCCGCGGCTTTCTCCGCGACCTGCGGGAGGCGGCCCCGGTGCCGGCCACGGGAATCCTGCCTTCGCTCCTCGGCGCGGTCGACGCCGCACTGGCGACGTCCCCGGGAGAGAGGGTCCCCCTCGCGCTCGAGACCGCCATCGCCCGGTTCGAGGCGTGGGAGGTGGAACGGCCTGGCGCCCCGGTGTCGGAGCGCGAGAAGACGGCCGAGGCCCTCCTGCGGATCTACCGCGTGGATACGCTGGGCGAGGAGTCGCGCTACCGCCTCTTCCGCCGGACGGTCTTCTCGCGTTCCTCGCCGGAGGTCCTCCAGGCCTTCGACGTCCTCCTCGTCGCTCTGCGTGCCCGGTCCGGCGCCCGCCCCTCGCACCTCGTCGAGCTGGAAGGGCTCCACTCCGCGCTGAAGAGCGACGAGGAGCGGCACGCCTTCACCCGCCTCGTCTTCCCCGCCGCGCGGACGAGCCGGCCCGTCGAGGTGACGGTCGTGGGCGACGCGGTCAAGCACGTCATCCTCGCGACGGAGCTGGTCGACAGGATGGACGCGGCCTGGACCGTCCGCGACCCCGTCGACGCCGCCGAGGTGGGGCGCCTCTACCGGCTCTTCGTCCGCTCCGGACTCCCGCGCGCCTTCTCGCCCGACCGGCGGTACCTCGTCATCCTCGACTCCGGGGAGCGGATCGCCGGCGGGGTGTCGTATTCCCTCCTCGGCGGCGACACCGCCCAGCTCGATGGCCTCGTCGTCGCTCCGAGTCTTCGCGGCCGCGGCCTCTCCGCCGCCCTCCTGGACGACCTCTGCGCGCGCCTCTCCGCGCTCGGCGTCAAGGCGCTGCTCGCCCACTTCGCCTTCCGCAACCTCCCGCTCCCGGGTTTCCGCCTCGACCGGCGCCTCGGAGGGCTCGTGAGGGACTTGACGGCCGACACGGAGCGAACGGCCGAGCTGGCGTAG
- a CDS encoding serine/threonine protein kinase has translation MRKQLGKYLIEAELGRGGMGVVYRAHQPSLDRTVAIKLLSSDLIGDPDGVKRFRLEAKSVARLNHPNITQVYDIEEEENLIYLVMEYVDGESLDGLITKSVLTESRCLKIVADIADALHFAHEKGIVHRDVKPANVLMTSDGRVKVADFGLAYLIDREGGTTRTGFLVGSPNYMSPEQATGQKIDRRSDIYSLGVVLFRMLTGRVPFVAESSHAVLFMQVGQEPPDPRELNKSISLVTRGLVLKALNKKAEARFQTMAEFRDALLKQAAALGAGFAGEISMDDGTVALGTADVRGAFERAHADAHGISMPPTEPTKATAQIPVPPPAPPTPVPAAPAPASAARRPARPPAPPSSPVLPIAIAAVGLFVVAFGGTLLYKSGLVPGFGSRPAPTPAPLPTAVPTAVPVLPPPTPAPEATPVPTPEAAPPTAAPEPTKPLVVKLPPPRPTVRGEIRIADARPQPTAAPAGDALCVQMSSTSFAQGKTKGFAPGFDVSSGTQSRAAKPDAGLFQIEFEVSPRRPVAGETVQIEAYFANEAERDVSLDGVEETAPMSITSFRPVTSPPVPAKVRVGKKEPIWVFQGPLRVPYVKTIRVTDASGDSWTRTLEITPCQ, from the coding sequence ATGAGGAAGCAGCTCGGAAAGTATCTCATCGAGGCCGAGCTCGGCCGGGGGGGCATGGGCGTCGTGTATCGCGCCCATCAGCCGTCGCTCGACCGCACGGTCGCGATCAAGCTCCTCTCCTCGGACCTGATCGGCGACCCCGACGGCGTCAAGCGCTTCCGCCTGGAGGCGAAGTCCGTCGCGAGGCTGAACCACCCGAACATCACCCAGGTCTACGACATCGAGGAGGAGGAGAACCTCATCTACCTCGTGATGGAGTACGTCGACGGCGAGAGCCTCGACGGCCTCATCACGAAGTCGGTCCTCACCGAGTCGCGCTGCCTGAAGATCGTCGCCGACATCGCCGACGCCCTCCACTTCGCGCACGAGAAGGGGATCGTCCACCGCGACGTCAAGCCGGCGAACGTCCTGATGACGTCCGACGGGCGAGTGAAGGTCGCCGACTTCGGCCTGGCCTACCTCATCGACCGCGAGGGGGGGACGACGCGGACCGGGTTCCTCGTCGGCTCCCCGAACTACATGTCCCCGGAACAGGCGACCGGGCAGAAGATCGACCGCCGCAGCGACATCTACTCGCTCGGCGTCGTCCTCTTCCGGATGCTGACGGGGCGCGTTCCGTTCGTCGCGGAGTCGAGCCACGCCGTCCTCTTCATGCAGGTGGGGCAGGAGCCGCCCGACCCGCGCGAGCTGAACAAGAGCATCTCGCTCGTCACGCGCGGCCTCGTCCTGAAGGCGCTCAACAAGAAGGCCGAAGCGCGCTTCCAGACGATGGCGGAGTTCCGCGACGCGCTGCTGAAGCAGGCCGCGGCACTCGGCGCCGGATTCGCGGGCGAGATCTCGATGGACGACGGGACGGTCGCGCTCGGCACCGCCGACGTCCGCGGCGCCTTCGAGCGGGCCCACGCGGACGCACACGGCATCTCGATGCCGCCCACCGAGCCGACGAAGGCGACCGCCCAGATCCCGGTTCCGCCACCGGCTCCGCCGACGCCGGTCCCCGCGGCCCCTGCCCCGGCTTCCGCCGCGCGGCGACCGGCGCGGCCGCCGGCTCCTCCCAGCTCGCCCGTCCTCCCGATCGCGATCGCCGCCGTCGGCCTCTTCGTCGTCGCCTTCGGAGGGACGCTCCTGTACAAGAGTGGCCTGGTTCCCGGCTTCGGGAGCCGTCCCGCGCCCACCCCGGCCCCCCTCCCCACGGCCGTGCCGACGGCCGTCCCCGTCCTGCCGCCCCCGACGCCGGCACCCGAGGCGACGCCCGTCCCGACCCCGGAGGCCGCGCCCCCCACCGCGGCACCGGAGCCGACGAAGCCTCTCGTCGTCAAGCTCCCGCCGCCGAGGCCGACGGTGCGCGGCGAGATCCGGATCGCCGACGCCCGCCCCCAGCCGACGGCGGCTCCCGCGGGGGACGCGCTCTGCGTCCAGATGAGCTCGACGAGCTTCGCCCAGGGTAAGACGAAGGGCTTCGCGCCCGGCTTCGACGTCTCGAGCGGGACGCAGTCCCGCGCGGCCAAGCCCGACGCCGGGCTCTTCCAGATCGAGTTCGAGGTGTCGCCGCGGAGGCCCGTGGCGGGCGAGACGGTGCAGATCGAAGCCTACTTCGCCAACGAGGCCGAGCGCGACGTCTCGCTCGACGGCGTCGAGGAAACCGCGCCGATGAGCATCACGAGCTTCCGGCCGGTCACCTCGCCCCCCGTTCCCGCCAAGGTGAGGGTCGGCAAGAAGGAGCCGATCTGGGTCTTCCAGGGCCCTCTGAGGGTCCCGTACGTGAAGACGATCCGGGTCACGGACGCCTCCGGGGACTCGTGGACGCGGACCCTCGAGATCACCCCCTGCCAGTGA